Proteins encoded in a region of the Magallana gigas chromosome 8, xbMagGiga1.1, whole genome shotgun sequence genome:
- the LOC136270688 gene encoding IgGFc-binding protein-like produces the protein MIILALLFFQCITALEGHCCISWTKNNYVTDKYRNTVSISNSTSTCTLKECMAVCTGDPDCMSVGYDEGNCLCYVYNKLSTSKSASFVDIPGWQHFDIQQGRETELELCTFDFEYEGSNILYKEVQNYPDNKGTNFVVAFMENSQKSLPVELFVTTAKPYEIKVIVTSPKWTSPSVYESFTLTSGQTKQIFISNEFRMYGIDRSKKALSVSASDEIIVYGVNKELYSCDAFLAFPVDVLGTEYYTVSHFPSTYATEFLIAGVFTDTEVNIALKLNNVNTKIGFEKKFYANGDVINLFMDPYDTVQIQTMADLTGTKITSSQPIVVYSGNRRTNVGTGRSMDHLVQQMMPTITWGKRFITLPIPTRTTGDFFRFIASENNTVVNITGFDYQLNQNISHTC, from the exons atgattattttagcattaCTCTTCTTTCAGTGTATAACCGCTTTGGAAGGGCATTGTTGCATTTCTTGGACAAAAAACAATTACGTAACAGACAAATATCGTAATACTGTAAGTATAAGCAACTCCACGAGCACCTGCACCCTGAAGGAATGTATGGCAGTATGTACTGGTGACCCGGACTGTATGTCGGTTGGTTATGACGAAGGGAATTGTTTATGTTACGTATATAACAAGTTGTCTACATCGAAGTCAGCCAGTTTTGTAGATATACCAGGCTGGCAACATTTTGATATACAACAAG gaCGGGAAACAGAATTGGAGTTGTGTACATTTGACTTCGAATATGAGGGTTCAAACATCTTATACAAAGAAGTACAAA ATTATCCGGATAATAAAGGTACCAACTTTGTTGTTGCATTTATGGAGAATTCTCAAAAATCTTTACCTGTGGAACTTTTTGTAACGACTGCTAAACCATACGAAATCAAGGTAATCGTGACGTCACCAAAATGGACATCGCCTTCTGTCTACGAGTCATTCACACTGACTTCAGGTCAAACAAAGCAGATATTTATCAGCAATGAATTTCGAATGTACGGAATAGACAGAAGTAAAAAAGCTTTAAGCGTTTCTGCTAGTGATGAGATCATCGTATACGGAGTCAACAAAGAGTTGTACAGCTGCGACGCTTTCTTAGCGTTCCCAGTAGATGTCTTGGGAACGGAATATTATACAGTCTCACATTTTCCTTCCACGTACGCTACCGAGTTCCTCATAGCAGGGGTATTCACAGATACTGAAGTTAATATAGCTTTGAAATTGAACAACGTTAATACAAAGATTGGGTTTGAAAAGAAGTTTTATGCTAATGGAGACGTTATAAATCTTTTTATGGACCCTTACGATACTGTTCAGATACAAACTATGGCTGATTTAACGGGAACCAAAATTACATCCAGTCAACCCATTGTTGTTTACAGTGGAAATCGGCGCACAAATGTCGGAACTGGTAGAAGCATGGATCATTTAGTCCAGCAAATGATGCCAACCATTACATGGGGAAAACGATTCATAACATTGCCTATTCCGACTCGTACGACAGGGGATTTCTTTAGGTTTATTGCTAGCGAGAATAACACTGTTGTAAATATAACTGGGTTTGACTATCAGCTAAACCAGAACATTTCCCATAC TTGTTGA
- the LOC105326172 gene encoding uncharacterized protein, which translates to MADPAMIQIPPIEQFGAEYVFTTPKYTLGEYTNFFMFVVHSKHTAGLQLNGVNLPSTQEYKQITGTSYLASYVTVPTGSYSFRHTSPIVFFGGYLYGLANYESYGFPAGTRLSPINVQCNLTSGAIPDGIDNDCDGLIDEELCDGTSTDDDADGQIDEDCAKPPPIDGQWNAWTHWSECKASCGSRASLITGASYRSRVCNNPKPENEGLQCQGNALELFHCVPSDLCSCCPSDFSCVSTNDTILCYKVYDMSGKIRNIKDNCAADGYDLLRLDSEEKETILDSSTAAFSGTDYLVQGKRLSDQGDWLYLDGARVNDFFTHWDNQINPFSNNRKNEFIVLQPQSGYTWLNRERSEEVSGYICEG; encoded by the exons ATGGCGGATCCAGCAATGATCCAAATTCCTCCCATTGAACAATTCGGTGCCGAATACGTGTTTACCACACCCAAATATACTCTAGGTGAATAcaccaatttttttatgtttgtcgTGCACTCCAAACATACAGCAGGCTTACAGCTTAATGGGGTGAATCTACCGTCAACCCAAGAGTACAAACAAATCACAGGGACCAGTTACCTTGCCTCTTACGTGACTGTTCCCACTGGTTCCTACTCTTTTCGTCACACCTCTCCCATAGTCTTCTTTGGAGGTTATCTTTATGGCCTCGCAAACTATGAGTCCTATGGATTTCCAGCGGGAACGCGATTATCGCCTATCAATGTT CAATGCAACTTAACATCAGGAGCCATTCCGGACGGAATAGACAACGACTGTGATGGCCTTATTGACGAGGAACTGTGTGATGGCACTTCTACAG ATGACGATGCAGACGGACAAATCGATGAGGATTGTGCGAAACCGCCACCGA TCGATGGTCAATGGAACGCTTGGACACATTGGTCAGAATGTAAAGCGTCTTGTGGATCTAGAGCTTCATTGATAACCGGAGCTTCTTATCGGTCACGTGTGTGCAACAATCCAAAACCAGAAAATGAAGGCTTACAGTGTCAAGGAAATGCATTAGAACTGTTTCACTGTGTACCAAGCG ATTTGTGCAGTTGCTGTCCTTCAGACTTCAGTTGTGTTTCCACTAACGACACAATTCTGTGCTACAAGGTATATGATATGTCAGGTAAAATAAGGAATATCAAAGACAATTGCGCCGCAGACGGGTACGACCTTCTTAGACTGGACAGCGAAGAAAAGGAGACTATACTGGACAGTTCTACGG CTGCTTTTTCTGGCACGGATTACCTGGTTCAAGGGAAGCGTCTTTCTGATCAAGGAGACTGGTTATACCTGGATGGGGCAAGGGTGAACGACTTCTTTACACACTGGGATAACCAGATCAACCCATTCTCAAATAACAGGAAAAATGAGTTCATAGTTCTCCAGCCACAAAGTGGCTACACATGGCTAAACAGGGAGAGATCCGAAGAGGTGTCTGGTTATATTTGTGAAGGATGA